DNA sequence from the Candidatus Sulfuricurvum sp. RIFRC-1 genome:
CCTTTTTTCCCTTTGCCCTCACTGATCGTCACACCCGGTGTCCGTTTGAGCATTTCTAAAGCATTCATATCACCGTATTGGGTTAATTCTTCGCCTTTGATGATACGTTTGGCTATCGAATTTTCTTTGCGCTCTTCGATCACGTTATAGGTCTCTTCGACTTCGATTTTATCGAGTTGAATGATCTCCTGTGCACAGGACAACGAGAGGGTACAGGTAAAAAGTATAAGGGGACGATAAAACAAAATATGCCTCGGGAATTCGGCGCAAAAGCACCGATTATTTGGTGAGAATCAGCTTATTGCCTTTGGTAATTCTCAAGGTATAGACTTCATTGCCGTGAACGATACGGATTGCATTATCGTTATTAAACAATGATTTAGACTCTATAACGATGCCATTATACTCAGATGAAGATGACGGTTCTATTACTCTATCTTCTTTTAACACGCTCGTCCGCTCCGTATAAGACGATGTATCGAAGCGTCAGACAAGCATTTTTGTTCTTTTTTGGTTTTCATTCAAAACTCCTTATTGAAATGAAGGGATAATTTGTTCCAACCACATCGTAATTCGGCCATCGGTCAATTTACTTTGGTTGTCTTCATCAAGGGCTAGCCCAACAAATTTTCCATCACGAAGCGCGGTTGATTCATCGAATTTATATCCTATGTTTTCCCACACACCGATAACTGTCGCACCATTTTTCGTAACAATATCATACACTGTTCCCATAGCATCTAGATAGTTATCCGAATATTCCTCTTGATCACCTAGACCGAAAAGCGCTACGCGCTTACCTGTCAAATCGAGTTTTGCAAACTTGTTTTCATAACTGTCCCAATCATCTTGGAGATCACCCTCACCCCATGTTGAGACACCAAAAATAAAATTATTGTATTCGCCGTAAAAATCGACACCGCATTCTTGTACATTATAGAGATCGACTTGGTGATCACTCAGCGTATTTTGAATAGAGACCGCGACTTTTTCGGTATTTCCGGTTGAGCTTCCGTAAACGAGAGCAATTTTAGACATGTTTTTCCTTTGTGCAGAATGTAAATGAATAGGGGATAATTTTGACCGGATTTTCATCGCTGTTTTTGATCAAAATATGACGGGTAAAATCATCCATTTTGGGGTAAACAAGATAATAAGCGTTGATCGATTCACGGCGCAGTTCATCAAATGCCGTATTGATATCTCCTTTGCGCAAATTCAATGAATCTGAATTCATCCGTTTCCATCGCGGATGCAAACGCGTCACCTGCCCTCCCGAAGAGATATGGATAAAACTCTCATCTCGCGTTACGATCGTCCCTTCTTGAGGCTTAATACGTTTAAAGACCGTTTGGGTAAACAACTCATCCAGATCAAGCATCATCTCAATTTTCCCATCCCGCATCATCAATGAAGCCAAAGCCGCTGAGGGATGAGTAAATCCGGGTGTTGAATACAAAATCCCTTTGTATCCCCCGGATGAGAGATAATCCCCTAACGGAGTATCGATACGCTGAAGAAATCGGTTAATCACTCCGCTCTCATGAATGAGAATCGTCACAATCGGTTGGGAAGTTTCAGGACGCAAACGATGCATCGGTAAAAAGGACATTACCTTATCTTGCAACAATGTATAGACATCCTCTTTCACCTTCGAACAACGAGAAAACTCAAAATGAGCCTCTTTTGGCAACACAGCATTAAGCATCGACAAAAACATCTTTCTCCGATTGCTCAAGGAATGAATATGGTAGCTGTGGGGCAGAATCTCTTTGACCCGACCGTCTTGTCGTACAAAACCGATCTTTCGCATGGCGTAGCTCCTATTTTTGATAACTGATATCATTTTATCAGAAATAGCCTTCACTTGTCA
Encoded proteins:
- a CDS encoding hemin uptake protein HemP; translation: MLKEDRVIEPSSSSEYNGIVIESKSLFNNDNAIRIVHGNEVYTLRITKGNKLILTK
- a CDS encoding flavodoxin → MSKIALVYGSSTGNTEKVAVSIQNTLSDHQVDLYNVQECGVDFYGEYNNFIFGVSTWGEGDLQDDWDSYENKFAKLDLTGKRVALFGLGDQEEYSDNYLDAMGTVYDIVTKNGATVIGVWENIGYKFDESTALRDGKFVGLALDEDNQSKLTDGRITMWLEQIIPSFQ